The genomic segment AAATTCGAAGCCGTTATTCATGCTCCAGCGATGGGAATTCAGGTACTGGAACCGCGTGTTGCTCGTCTTGACCATCCAGACGACCCCGGAAGTGGCCACAACAGTCAGGTCTTCTCCCTTCAGGCCATCGAAGTTGCCGACCAGAACCGTTTCGATGCCTTCGTAGTTCCCATAGTCGCCCCACGAGCGATTCAGAAACCGCGTCCCGTCAGAGACGCCAACCCACCAGCGGCCACGATTGCGGTTCGCAATCTTAAACAAGCCAATGATGTCGTCCTTGCCGTCGTCGTTGAAGTCGCCGACGTGGATTTCTTTGATCTCCTCATGAGCCCATGTGGTCCAGGTCGTGAAGGTGAAGCTCCCGTTGCCATCTGACAGCCCGACTCGCCATTCACGATTATGCAGCCAGAGGGCCATGTCTTGGAAGCCATCACCGTTAAAATCGCCCTGCAGCGTCTGCCGGAAGGAACTGGCTGGCCCCGTCGCAGCGACATGACTTGTGTAGTTGCCGTCGGCATCGGGACGGCTGACCCACCATTTTCCGTTCACGAATCCCGTGATTGAACTGGGAGTTCCTGTCGGCTGTTGCTCGACATCATCGTTCTGAATCGAGACTGTCACGCTGCTGGTCGACAACGCAGCATGCACGGTGTTCGTCAAGAGTACGGTGAAGTACTCATCACCTTCAATTTCCGTATCCCCAACGATCGACACGGTGAATTGCCCGTTGGTAGAGTCGACTGGAAAGTTAACCTGCCCAGACCTGCTGAAGAAGTCATCTTCTGCAGTCGCCGTCCCGGAGGCCGTTTGATAGGACACAGCCGCACCCTTTTCACTCAGCCGGCTAAGTGTTCCAGTAATCGTAGCGACTATGGTGCCGTCATCCCCTTCCACGACGGTCAAATCATTGAACATCATCCCCGGGAGCGCGTCATCGTCGGCGATTACGGCTCCCGCCTCCGCTTGAACTATCGTGCCTCCTGAGGCATTAGAGATTGTGAAGCCAAAAGCTTCGTCGAATTCATCGATCTGATCATTGACCGTGGGGATGTTGACCGTGAGCGAAGTCATTCCTGGCGTGAACGTCAATTCCTGACTGGCGAAGACAGATTGATAGTCAGCCTGTTCGGTCGCTCGCGGTGCAGGCAAGCTGCCAGAACCGACGGTCCAGTGCACAGTGACCGGAATCGTCGTGGGCTGATCGAGCCGGACTTCAAACTGGACGACTCCCCCTTCCACCACAGGTTCCTCTGGCGAGATCGCCAGAATATTGACAGCGGGCGGTTCGGACTCCTCGAATACAATGGTATACGTTCCCTGTTCGGTTCCGAATCCATCCACGCGAGCGAAGTAGGTCTCTCCTGCTGAGAGTGCGGTCGTCCAGGTTTCTTCGCCTTGTCGTTCCGAGTCATTAATGGGGCTAATGAACGTCCCTCCGACGGCATTTCCTAGCGAATCAAAGATCAGCAGCGTGGCATCGAAGTTGATCGGATTCACACGGACATCCCAGTCACCAGTCGACGGCACCTCCAATTCATAGAAGTCGTAGTCCTCGCTGTCGTCGATCAACTGATTCGTGAAGGAAGCGAACCCATTGACGGGGGAAAGGACTTGCGATGTCTCACTGTCGCCGTTAATTCGCAAATCATAGTTCGCATCGCCTGTCCCCTGAGGCTGCACAGCCACCCAATGTGTCTGCTTCGAAGCAAATGTGGCATTGAGGATAACATCGTAAACGAAGCCTCCGGTGTCACTCACGGAATCTGGTGGTCCCGCATCTTCGTAGAAGGCAACTTCGACGTCTCCGGTATTTTCAACCAGCTGAATCGCGACCGGCCCGGCCTGCTGCCTAAATACCTGATAGGCGTTATGCGAGTTCTCGCCCACCGCGCGCCCGTCGAGTCGGGCGTTCCCGAACTGATTTGTGTAAAGCGTCTGGAAGAACGGGAAGGGAGCGTCTGGGAAATTGCTGCCTGTCGGTTCAACCGGAGTGAGCACGGGCCATCCCCACGAAGCATGGTCCGAAATGTTCCCGTCCGCGGCGTCTGTCACTTCGAGATGGAGTTCCTGTACCCCGGAGACGTCGATCGTGAATGAGCGTAGTGAGGAACTTCCTGTCAAAATTCCCGAAGTATAGAGCAGTTGGCCGTCGCCAGAAACGTTGAATACCACACTTCCAACGTCTCCGGATTCATCGTCGACTCCGATGAAGGATCGAAAGTCTGAATATCGTCCGTTGAGTGGGATTCGAATCGTACCATTGGCGTGAATGCCAATCCCCTTGCCGAACTGATACCCGTCAATCACAAGGTTCTGCCGATCCGTTGTCAGATCGAGCTGGATCGTTCCATAGTCCGTTGCGGTGGCAAACCAGGGAACGTCGCTGGCGTAGACTTCGTCGAACCACGTTACTGCGGCGTTACCCCAGACGGCATGATCCCTGAAATTCCCGTCGCCTGCATCAGTAACTCTCAACTCAAGCCGTCTGATCCCACGGACATCCACGTCGATGGGGATCGCGGCATGTGCACCGGTTATAACCGAACTCTGATAGAGCGTCTGGCCGTCGCCGACGACGTGAAACACGACTGAGCCGTCATCACTGGGGACGTCGTCTGGCACTCCTATAGAGGCCTGAAAGCGGTCTCCAAGCCCTTTCAGATTCAGCGTGAGATGCCCTGTTGAGTGGATTCCAACTCCTTTACTGAATCCGGTTCCATTGACCACAATCGGCGTCTGATTCGTGGTGCGATCGCGTTCGACTGAGGCCCAGTCAGTCCGCGCCTCAGCCCAGTAGAGATCACTGACATAGCTTCCGCCGCTGGCAAGATCGGGACGTTCAAGTGGCGAGCTCGCGACCTGATTGACATCTTCGCGAGGCGGTCCTTCCGACCAGGCGTCACTCCCGAACCCAAGTCCTGAGTTGCGGGCATCATCGTCCAGACGTCGAATATTGCCCGTCAGGAAATCTCCGTACCAGGCGCTCCAACCGGGACGACCATCGGTTTCAGCGGTATAACCGAATGCAGTGGCATCATGTAGATCAAGATCTCCGCCGTGGGGATCGTTCCCCTTTGGGACTCCAAGGTTGCCGAAATACTGACTCTCAAGCCCGTGCATCCATTCGTGAATCATTCCTGGAACATCGTGGCTTCCCAGCTGTCCATTCGGCTTAACGTAGTTAAGGGAGGACATGGCCATGCCATAACGAATGGTCGCGCCGCCTCCCCACAGAGCCGATGGTCCAAGATCGCCTGTAAGCCCATGAAACACAAACACATGGTCATACCAGCCGCTCTGAGTCAACTGGTCCAGTTCTGAATCAATCGATTCCGCATTGGCCCACTGATAGCGCTCCCCATCCCAGTGCAAATGATCAAGAGGGCGATCAATCACTTCGACGTGCACCCGTGCCTGGACTTCGCCACCGGTGATTTGGTTCACGAGAATCGGGAGTTCGGTTTGCACGCCTTCAGTAATCGTCTGGATCGAGACCTCGTCCAGTGAGGCCGAAGCAAACTCGAGATCAACGTCTCGGTAAATCAGAGCCAAATGCCGAAACTCGATCGTACTACCGGAGAGTAGAACTCTTGATTCCAGCTGATCAACTGCCGCCGGCAGAAAATGCGAAGGATCTATCCGACGATGGATCCTCGTCGCCCTAGAACTGCTCGCAGTCCGTGAGAAAGCCTCGCAGCTCAAATGGTGTCTCATCAGCAACCTCTCCCGCTCGACTCGGTGTCTTTGGCCCATGGAGCGGGAAGCGAGTCAATTGAGAATCTCGCATTCGAATGAGATCTACCTGGCTGGCTTTAGCATCTACCGCTCTTACGTTCTTACACATTTGAAGGTACAACACCGAGACAATGGCCTCCGTGCTACCTCGCGAGGTCGTTCTTACTTCCAGACTACTGAACAACGCACATATACTTCAACCGTAGTACTGTGAATCCCAACGCAATTGATTGAGAATTGAGTTTCTGGTTTTTACGGCGATTCCTGCGGAGCGTGGGTTGTTACTCAAGCGATGAGCAGGTCTGCGGAAGAAACGTCATAAATCACTTTGGCCCACATGACCGCGAGCCCCTTGAATATCTTTGAGATGCCGACACCGCACATTTGCATCCTACCGGGCCTACTGGCGTCACACGATCCATACGCGCTATTCTTACCGGAAATTCATCCTTGGACGATGAAAGAGGGGCGGGATGTAAAACTCGGATTGGCGGCGCCTACCGGGTGATCCCGTCCAAGTATTCCAAGAGGTCAACGCGGCTGAACACGTCATAGTCTGACTCGCTGGCGCCTTGGTCCTTCAGACTCGCGGGCGGAAGGACTTGCCCTTCCATTGCGAGAGGTGCCGTGACGACAACGTCTGCCTTTCCTGCCCAGCGAGTGGCTATGGCCGTGTTATCACCCGCGTTAACCTCACGTGAGGCAGGCACTGGCGATCCGGTCTTGAAAGCCGTTGCATTAGCTGCTGACGAATGCGTCCCCACGAAACGTCCCGCTTGCACGTGTCGCCACTCGACGCTGGACGACCATTCCACGAGCTCGCGGTCGACGAAGGAGTCGCCGGTCGATTCGGCGGCGTGCCACATGCCATCGGCTGCCCGGCCGAAGATATCGCTGAGGCCATCTCCATTGCTGTCCCCGACAGCAATACTCTGCAATCCGGACGAAGCGGCGTTCCATCGCAGCCAGTGTTCCATGGTAAATGTCTGGCCGTTCGATTCGCCGAACCAGATCCGCGTGCCGTTCAACAGGCCGGCCACGTTGTCCCGACCATCGCCGTCAAAGTCCCCGACGACAACGGCATCCAGCGATTGATTGACGGTCCAATCGCTCCAGTTGCTGCTGTAGAATCCGGTAGCAGGACCGGTCGACTTCGCGACGAAGACATGCCGCTGGGGCCCCGTCCCGAAGACGGCCAGCACATCATCCCGCGTGTCGCCGTTGAAGTTTCCGACCTGAGCGAACTCGAAGCCGTTCGACAGATTCCAGCGATGGGAATTGAGATACTGAAAGCGGGTATTGCTTGTCTTCACCATCCAGACGACGCCGGACGAGGCCACGACCGTCAGATCATCGCCCTTCAGGCCGTCAAAGTTGCCAACCAGGACGGTCTCGATCCCATGGTAGTTGCCATAGTCCCCCCAGTGACGATTCATAAATCGGGAACCATTGGATTGTGCCACCCACCAACGCCCGCGATTACCGTTGTTAAACAGGCCGATGATGTCGTCGAGCCCGTCGTTGTTGAAGTCGCCGACATGGACTTCCTTGATCTCCGGATGAGCCCATTCCGTCCAGGTCGAAAACGTGAACTGCCCGTCGCCGTCACCGATACCGATGCGCCATTCGCGATTATGCAGCCAGGCAGCGAGGTCCTGAATCCCGTCGCCGTTGAAGTCTCCCTGTAAAACCTGGCGGAATGAACTCGCTGGCCCCGAAGCAGCCACATGATTCGCGTAGTTGCCGCTGCTGTCCGCGGCGGCCATCCACCAGTTTCCGTTGACGAATCCGACCAGCGTGCTGTGATTGCCGGAGGTGCGTTCCCGCACTCCGCCGTCAAACGTGGCAATGAATGGACTTGTCGCCACATTGAACTGGAATGATCCTGTCCGCAAGGTCGCCGGCGAGAAGTCACTATCCCTCAGATCATCACCGACATCAGCGGCGACTGGTCTCAGGTTCGCAGGCAATGCCGCGGAAAGATAATACTGTCCATCGGCCACGCTACTGAATTGATAGTAACCTTCGGCGTCCGTCGTTGCGGTAGCGACGATCTGATTGTTCGAACTGCGACGCAGTTGTACAGTCACGCCGGCTCGCCCGTCTTCCTCAAATCGATCATCCCGATTGTTACCATTGGTGTCGTTCCAGAAGCGACCGACGATATCCCCACTCTGAATCAAGGGCTCGACGACCACCAGCGGAAGATTCGAATTGTCTTCCCGGTCATTGATCTCGTCTTTGATGACACCCAGGTCAGACGTGCCCCAGAAGTTGCGAGACAGATCAATCGTATGCAGTGGACTGCCGTCCGTATCGATCGTGGCATCAGACAGATCATTCTCGCGAATAACCACCTGCGCCGACGATGAGATGTCGATCACTCCCGTCCAGGCGACGTTCGTAATCTGAGCGGACGAAGAACTCTGGAGAGCGACATCTCCGGTGATCTCAACTCCTTCAAGTACGAGAGAGCCGAATGTGTGGACAAAGAAATCATATCCCGTCGAGTTCCTGGTAATCTCCGATCCAGGCTTTACGGAAAGCTCTGCGCCCACCCCGGAAACAGTCACATCACCACTTCCCAGCCGGTAAACATCGACTCCATTCAAATCCCAGGCGATCTTGCGTCCGATCCGTCCGTCGAGGATTCCGATCTCATTCGGGAGATCATTCCCTCGGAGCTGAGGGACCTTCTCCGGATGAGCGTAGACATACGCCCCAGCCGCGAAGACATTATTGCTGATCATTCCCTGGAATCCTGCTCCGATCCGCAGAAGACTGCTGCCCCCCCACTGAGTCTGCACCGCCGAGAGATTGGCTGTCCCCGTGAAACCCGCCCAGATCTCCGCGTTCATTACAACGCCATCGACGGTTAACGAACTGCCGTTCTGGGCGATGATCTGATAAGACGTAGAGCTTCTCGATACCGTGACGCCCGGGGCGATTGTCAGATCTGCTGCAAGTCCACTGACGTAGACATCACTGGTTAACCGAAGTTCCGTCGTTGCTGGAGTCGCCCAGGTCACATCGCTGGCGATTGTCCCGCTGAGCATATAGACGACTGAAGGCAACGTGTTTGCGTTCAGGAGATCCAGCCGGTCCGGAGCGATATAGACTTCAGCGTTCGCATCAAACTCGCCGCCGGTCAAAGTCCCGGTCGCATATTGCCCCAACCGGAGCGATCCCTGGCCGCTCCATTGACTGTTCGCGGCGTTCAGCAAACCAGGCGAGTTCGTGCCAACATGAATCTCGCCGGCGATTGTACTGCCTCGAGTGACAACCGAGCCTCCATTGCCAACAATCAGCTCATAGGACGATGAAGACTGGGTCAAGACACCTGAAGGGTCGAGCGAGAGAATCGCGTCGACACCATCCACCGTAACATCCCCAGTCAGGCGGTATTCCAGCACGCCATTCAAATCCCAGTCGACCGCCTGATCGATATCACCCTGATCGATGGAAAGTACTTCCGGCAGCTGATTCCCATTCAACTGGGGCACGATCTCGGGGCCGACTTCCAGACTTCCGGCCGTGAAATCGTTGCCGGTGAACGACACCATTGTTCCGTTTGCAATGATCCCACCCGCTCGGAACAGAGAATTCTCTGCCTCGATGGCGCCTCCTTCTTCGACAATGATCTCTGCACCAAGATCCGCTCCGGTATTCCCGCCGATGATCAATCGCCCTCCCTCCCGGACGATGATCTCGTAACTACTGGAATTCGTCGTCACCACGACACCCGGATCGATCGTGAGCGTCGTGCCGGACTCTACGTAGACATCCGATGTCAGGTTGTAAGGGCTCTGCAGGGTGGACCAGCCCCCCGCATGTGCCCCCGAAACGTCGACACTTGCGACAACGTCGATCGAGTCAAGCACGGTCTTGCTGAAGGGGACTCCGTCGTTGGTCAAACCCGTCATCTCGACCGACATCGCGTGCGAGCCCAATTGCGTCAGCGTCGAAAACTCGCCGGTGTATTCATTCAGCCCACTATCATGGAGCGTAATCGTCTCTGTTCCACCACCGGGAAACGTGATTGTCGCCCTCACCGTCGCATTCCCGATCGCACCAATAGTGTCCCCCAACGCCAGCGAGACGGGAAGTGGATTATCAAGTGTGATCTGCGACACCGGAACGTCGAGCGATCCAGTCACGTCGGACTTCAGGCGTGCAAATGCTTCAAACGGCTCTCCGCCAGGCTCCGTATCGACTCCCAGAAGAGAAATCTGCCATTCGCCAGGCATCGGAGTTCTGATGACGAATGATTCCGAGGTCGCATCCTCATAAACACGGAGATCAATATCGGGAGCCGTCGTGCTCTTCGTAATCGTTCGCCCGTCGGGGGCCGTCAACACGAAATCGAGATCGCTTCCCGGGAAGCTTACGAACATCCGCATTTCCGAATCGGACGGATCGACTGTCGTCGTCCCGATTCCGAGTGTCTGATTCTGCTGCACAGTTCCAACCGTTCGGAATTGCTCCGACTCGCCGGAAATGCTCCCGGAGACCTGCTCGAAAGCGGCTCGGATCGCGGCCGGATCCGGAACATCCAGAAACTGGCCTCCACTCTGCTCGGCGATTTGGCGAAGCAACGCCCGGTCCGCCCCGGAGCCAAACGCAATCGTAAAGACCGGAATTCCGGCTGGGATTGCTCCCAGTGGACTCGGCCCCGAGTTATGTTCTCCATCGGAAAGTAGAACGATTGCACGGTCGGATTCAGGGCTGGCAACCGAGAGAATGTTTCCTCCAGCAATCAGTCCACTTCCGATGTTTGTGTTGCCTGACGCATTGATGGCGTTGATGACGCTGATCGCCTGATTTCGGACCGTTTCATCGGGACCGATCACCATCAGCGACATATCGACGGTTGAGGAGTCCGCGAAACTGGCGATCCCCAATGCATCCTCCTGATCGAGAAGACGCACAAACTGAGCAGCCGCATCCTGCATTGACGTGAGGTTTGCCCCCGACATACTCCCCGATCGATCCAGAACGGTCGCGATATTGATGCCGTCGAGTTCGAGATTGAAGATCAATCCATAACGTGTCCTTG from the Rubinisphaera margarita genome contains:
- a CDS encoding NPCBM/NEW2 domain-containing protein, giving the protein MALIYRDVDLEFASASLDEVSIQTITEGVQTELPILVNQITGGEVQARVHVEVIDRPLDHLHWDGERYQWANAESIDSELDQLTQSGWYDHVFVFHGLTGDLGPSALWGGGATIRYGMAMSSLNYVKPNGQLGSHDVPGMIHEWMHGLESQYFGNLGVPKGNDPHGGDLDLHDATAFGYTAETDGRPGWSAWYGDFLTGNIRRLDDDARNSGLGFGSDAWSEGPPREDVNQVASSPLERPDLASGGSYVSDLYWAEARTDWASVERDRTTNQTPIVVNGTGFSKGVGIHSTGHLTLNLKGLGDRFQASIGVPDDVPSDDGSVVFHVVGDGQTLYQSSVITGAHAAIPIDVDVRGIRRLELRVTDAGDGNFRDHAVWGNAAVTWFDEVYASDVPWFATATDYGTIQLDLTTDRQNLVIDGYQFGKGIGIHANGTIRIPLNGRYSDFRSFIGVDDESGDVGSVVFNVSGDGQLLYTSGILTGSSSLRSFTIDVSGVQELHLEVTDAADGNISDHASWGWPVLTPVEPTGSNFPDAPFPFFQTLYTNQFGNARLDGRAVGENSHNAYQVFRQQAGPVAIQLVENTGDVEVAFYEDAGPPDSVSDTGGFVYDVILNATFASKQTHWVAVQPQGTGDANYDLRINGDSETSQVLSPVNGFASFTNQLIDDSEDYDFYELEVPSTGDWDVRVNPINFDATLLIFDSLGNAVGGTFISPINDSERQGEETWTTALSAGETYFARVDGFGTEQGTYTIVFEESEPPAVNILAISPEEPVVEGGVVQFEVRLDQPTTIPVTVHWTVGSGSLPAPRATEQADYQSVFASQELTFTPGMTSLTVNIPTVNDQIDEFDEAFGFTISNASGGTIVQAEAGAVIADDDALPGMMFNDLTVVEGDDGTIVATITGTLSRLSEKGAAVSYQTASGTATAEDDFFSRSGQVNFPVDSTNGQFTVSIVGDTEIEGDEYFTVLLTNTVHAALSTSSVTVSIQNDDVEQQPTGTPSSITGFVNGKWWVSRPDADGNYTSHVAATGPASSFRQTLQGDFNGDGFQDMALWLHNREWRVGLSDGNGSFTFTTWTTWAHEEIKEIHVGDFNDDGKDDIIGLFKIANRNRGRWWVGVSDGTRFLNRSWGDYGNYEGIETVLVGNFDGLKGEDLTVVATSGVVWMVKTSNTRFQYLNSHRWSMNNGFEFAQVGNFNGDTRDDVLAVFGTGRDRYVVVAKSIGPALGFHSGIWATWTVRDSLSGVVVGDFDGDGRDNVAGLFNGTNVWYGESNGQRFRMEHWLDWRESAGRLHELMVGDSNGDSLSDIFARASDGWWHSAESTGSSFVDRPLTEWQSPLDWRYVLVGRFASTLPAASSATVAESQWASASSSDAAREGHSAIATRWTGGSDTTTTAPLLLGEAVLQPTTLSHNQTEASEYDEFSRLDLLEYLDGIGR
- a CDS encoding SdrD B-like domain-containing protein, which produces MGRRRISRLLISHSENAQKRVATRRRRSLQRSYQFADVLESRTLLAATILGLGDSLGVSSEADDVRILTGFDAGLFSTGRSSFTNNRFTAQVNADVERVEFNLGGMVINDTTRGDGFSAAFDMLSLTAGASLTATPFDASGVAGSAFHVSLPVVELPGWLQDTRTTLEDVRFDPLEGYDLDVKVEHVGPASGFSVSTPAEWKLSVGDIDLFDFSGLETSFTMASTFSIDVSATPAGPVVAHDHAFLFDAMLLGADLFDDPIVVSTEASHTESRSFSADFNLLNHSASADFEASITVGGSFSPNINNQTLALDGIAASVFINPELMATVNLPEIPVPLPGVPGVAIGEIAPQIVFGLGGQNDRMFQLQGGVTSGGSFTPELIFQPAASLTLSAAAVTPPSATVRAVVGKASLEIGATLLQNFTFEYNGVAPEGLVDARGSLDVEGTAEYDPPDLFWSTTAPYSVDLFSWHAADWNLEGAGSFDSKDDSPTVVQGAVGVDLAKAVRRYDGLVLSQAPTFSDGQQTSDQFQFRLTEQAGPDASIQVLNPDGTPGLIAEVIDRSGATVGTGQTLADGSLRISMPDAPANVEGDSSDFYTLIVRNSNGTRTRYGLIFNLELDGINIATVLDRSGSMSGANLTSMQDAAAQFVRLLDQEDALGIASFADSSTVDMSLMVIGPDETVRNQAISVINAINASGNTNIGSGLIAGGNILSVASPESDRAIVLLSDGEHNSGPSPLGAIPAGIPVFTIAFGSGADRALLRQIAEQSGGQFLDVPDPAAIRAAFEQVSGSISGESEQFRTVGTVQQNQTLGIGTTTVDPSDSEMRMFVSFPGSDLDFVLTAPDGRTITKSTTAPDIDLRVYEDATSESFVIRTPMPGEWQISLLGVDTEPGGEPFEAFARLKSDVTGSLDVPVSQITLDNPLPVSLALGDTIGAIGNATVRATITFPGGGTETITLHDSGLNEYTGEFSTLTQLGSHAMSVEMTGLTNDGVPFSKTVLDSIDVVASVDVSGAHAGGWSTLQSPYNLTSDVYVESGTTLTIDPGVVVTTNSSSYEIIVREGGRLIIGGNTGADLGAEIIVEEGGAIEAENSLFRAGGIIANGTMVSFTGNDFTAGSLEVGPEIVPQLNGNQLPEVLSIDQGDIDQAVDWDLNGVLEYRLTGDVTVDGVDAILSLDPSGVLTQSSSSYELIVGNGGSVVTRGSTIAGEIHVGTNSPGLLNAANSQWSGQGSLRLGQYATGTLTGGEFDANAEVYIAPDRLDLLNANTLPSVVYMLSGTIASDVTWATPATTELRLTSDVYVSGLAADLTIAPGVTVSRSSTSYQIIAQNGSSLTVDGVVMNAEIWAGFTGTANLSAVQTQWGGSSLLRIGAGFQGMISNNVFAAGAYVYAHPEKVPQLRGNDLPNEIGILDGRIGRKIAWDLNGVDVYRLGSGDVTVSGVGAELSVKPGSEITRNSTGYDFFVHTFGSLVLEGVEITGDVALQSSSSAQITNVAWTGVIDISSSAQVVIRENDLSDATIDTDGSPLHTIDLSRNFWGTSDLGVIKDEINDREDNSNLPLVVVEPLIQSGDIVGRFWNDTNGNNRDDRFEEDGRAGVTVQLRRSSNNQIVATATTDAEGYYQFSSVADGQYYLSAALPANLRPVAADVGDDLRDSDFSPATLRTGSFQFNVATSPFIATFDGGVRERTSGNHSTLVGFVNGNWWMAAADSSGNYANHVAASGPASSFRQVLQGDFNGDGIQDLAAWLHNREWRIGIGDGDGQFTFSTWTEWAHPEIKEVHVGDFNNDGLDDIIGLFNNGNRGRWWVAQSNGSRFMNRHWGDYGNYHGIETVLVGNFDGLKGDDLTVVASSGVVWMVKTSNTRFQYLNSHRWNLSNGFEFAQVGNFNGDTRDDVLAVFGTGPQRHVFVAKSTGPATGFYSSNWSDWTVNQSLDAVVVGDFDGDGRDNVAGLLNGTRIWFGESNGQTFTMEHWLRWNAASSGLQSIAVGDSNGDGLSDIFGRAADGMWHAAESTGDSFVDRELVEWSSSVEWRHVQAGRFVGTHSSAANATAFKTGSPVPASREVNAGDNTAIATRWAGKADVVVTAPLAMEGQVLPPASLKDQGASESDYDVFSRVDLLEYLDGITR